From Micropterus dolomieu isolate WLL.071019.BEF.003 ecotype Adirondacks unplaced genomic scaffold, ASM2129224v1 contig_9349, whole genome shotgun sequence, one genomic window encodes:
- the LOC123965347 gene encoding breast cancer anti-estrogen resistance protein 1-like: protein MTGPLLCFYCLCVSVCQQHVVMRLNNLKSVFIQCEEAVHSHSEVVVPTRVGQVYVYDTVKPDQDEYDVPPRHQPPTQQDIYDVPPTRQQYNTQ from the exons ATGACAGGACCCCTGCTCTGTTTTTATTGcctatgtgtgtctgtgtgtcagcagCATGTTGTAATGAGACTGAACAACCTTAAGTCTGTGTTCATTCAGTGTGAAGAAGCGGTACATTCTCATTCAGAG GTGGTAGTTCCTACTCGGGTTGGACAGGTGTATGTGTATGACACAGTGAAACCAGACCAGGACGAGTACGACGTCCCACCCAGACATCAGCCTCCGACCCAGCAGGACATCTACGACGTGCCACCCACCCGCCAGCAGTACAACACACAG